In Triticum aestivum cultivar Chinese Spring chromosome 5B, IWGSC CS RefSeq v2.1, whole genome shotgun sequence, the following proteins share a genomic window:
- the LOC123113023 gene encoding SRSF protein kinase 2 produces MAAFGGNGCCYSSGSEDEEEEEEGAEGYRKGGYHAARPGDRFAGGRFVAQRKLGWGNFSTVWLAYDTLLSRFVALKIQKSARDYAHAALHEIELLSAAAKGDPTSSKCVIQLLDHFKHAGPNGKHICLVTEFLGDSLLRLIRYNQNKGIGLSRVREICRSVLTGLDYMHRELGIIHTDLKPENVLLVSTINPSKDPVRSRLAPILKRPEGNQYRTPSISFSEKMLKTRARRAVAKILQRRVSLGGFTADMVKERSLDGISMKCKIVDFGNACWADQQGDGVIQTRQYRAPEVIIGSGYSYSADMWSFACMAFELATGDMLFAPNTCQGCSEDEDHLALMMETLGKMPKKIATSGTRSKDYFNRYGDLKRVKRMRFWPLERVLVERYGFTEPDAKGFADFLRPILDFDPDNRPTAAECLKHAWLNN; encoded by the exons ATGGCGGCGTTCGGCGGCAACGGGTGCTGCTACTCGTCGGggtcggaggacgaggaggaggaggaggagggggccgaggGGTACCGGAAGGGCGGCTACCACGCCGCGCGCCCCGGGGACCGCTTCGCCGGCGGCAGGTTCGTCGCGCAGCGGAAGCTCGGCTGGGGCAACTTCTCCACCGTCTGGCTCGCCTACGACACCCTCCTCAGC AGATTCGTGGCGCTCAAGATCCAGAAGAGCGCGAGGGACTACGCGCACGCGGCGCTCCACGAGATCGAGCTGCTGTCCGCGGCGGCCAAGGGCGACCCCACGAGCTCCAAGTGCGTCATCCAGCTGCTGGACCATTTCAAGCACGCCGGCCCCAACGGCAAGCACATTTGCCTGGTCACCGAGTTCCTCGGCGACAGCCTGCTGCGGCTCATCCGGTACAACCAGAACAAGGGCATCGGGCTGAGCAGGGTGCGGGAGATTTGCCGGTCGGTGCTGACCGGCCTCGATTACATGCACCGAGAGCTCGGCATTATCCACACCGATTTGAAGCCGGAGAATGTGCTCCTAGTGTCTACGATAAACCCGTCCAAGGACCCCGTGCGCTCGAGGCTCGCCCCGATTCTCAAGAGGCCAGAGGGGAACCAGTACCGCACGCCGTCGATCAGTTTCAGCGAGAAGATGCTTAAGACGCGGGCGAGGCGCGCCGTGGCGAAGATTCTGCAGAGGCGGGTGTCGCTCGGCGGGTTCACGGCAGACATGGTCAAGGAGAGGAGCCTGGATGGCATTAGCATGAAGTGCAAGATTGTCGATTTTGGGAATGCCTGCTGGGCTGATCAGCAGGGTGATGGTGTGATACAGACAAGGCAATATAGGGCACCCGAGGTTATCATCGGTTCTGGGTACTCTTATTCTGCCGATATGTGGTCGTTCGCTTGTATGGCGTTCGAGCTTGCCACCGGTGACATGCTCTTTGCTCCCAACACTTGCCAAGGTTGCAGTGAAGATGAG GATCACCTGGCTCTGATGATGGAAACCCTCGGAAAGATGCCTAAGAAG ATTGCCACCTCGGGCACCCGCTCCAAGGATTACTTCAACCGGTACGGAGACCTGAAGAGGGTCAAAAGAATGAGGTTCTGGCCTCTAGAGCGCGTGCTAGTCGAGAGGTACGGCTTCACCGAGCCGGACGCCAAAGGGTTCGCCGACTTCCTCCGCCCGATCCTCGATTTTGATCCGGACAACAGGCCGACCGCCGCCGAGTGCCTGAAGCACGCATGGCTCAACAACTGA